A genomic segment from Equus przewalskii isolate Varuska chromosome X, EquPr2, whole genome shotgun sequence encodes:
- the LOC103541789 gene encoding melanoma-associated antigen B10-like, which yields MPRGQKSKLRAREKRRQALEESQDLGLQRTTSTTTNAATVSYTRSNDGASNEEGPRSSQDPTATEPLHRSPLDEKVFILVYYLLYKYQMKEPITKADMLRNVIQNYRNHFHEILKRASDHLELIFGLDTRELDPYKHIYVLINKLEPNCDGRVSDGSSLPKSGLLMLVLGVIFMKDNCATEEQMWEVLNMMGIFAGRRHYIYGEPRKLLTQDLVKENYLEYRQVPNSNPPRYEFLWGPRAHAETSKMRVLEFVAKVHNTVPSAFPTWYEEALQDEEERARARAAARARTAAMASARSRAMAGVRSRATASSSSHP from the exons ATGCCTCGTGGTCAGAAGAGTAAGCTCCGTGCCCGGGAAAAACGCCGCCAGGCCCTAGAAGAGTCCCAGGATCTG GGTCTTCAGAGAACCACATCCACCACCACTAATGCTGCAACCGTTTCATACACAAGATCAAATGATGGTGCCAGTAATGAAGAAGGTCCAAGATCTTCACAGGACCCAACAGCCACTGAGCCCCTCCATAGAAGCCCTCTAGATGAAAAGGTGTTTATACTGGTGTATTATCTGCTGTACAAGTATCAAATGAAAGAGCCAATTACCAAGGCAGATATGCTGAGAAATGTAATCCAGAACTATAGGAATCACTTCCATGAGATCCTCAAGAGGGCTTCTGACCATCTGGAGCTGATCTTTGGCCTTGACACAAGGGAATTGGATCCCTACAAGCACATCTATGTCCTCATCAACAAACTGGAACCAAATTGTGATGGGAGGGTGAGCGATGGTAGTAGTCTGCCCAAAAGTGGTTTGCTGATGCTTGTTCTAGGTGTGATCTTCATGAAGGACAATTGTGCCACTGAGGAGCAAATGTGGGAAGTTCTGAATATGATGGGGATATTTGCTGGGAGGAGGCACTACATCTATGGGGAGCCTAGAAAGCTCCTCACCCAAGATTTGGTGAAAGAAAATTACCTAGAGTACCGGCAGGTGCCCAATAGCAATCCTCCACGCTATGAGTTCTTATGGGGTCCAAGAGCCCATGCCGAAACCAGCAAGATGAGAGTCCTTGAGTTTGTGGCCAAGGTCCATAATACGGTCCCCAGTGCTTTTCCAACCTGGTATGAAGAAGCTTtacaagatgaagaagaaagagccCGAGCCAGAGCTGCAGCCAGGGCTCGTACTGCTGCCATGGCCAGTGCACGTTCCAGAGCCATGGCTGGTGTGCGCTCCAGGGCCACGGCCAGCAGCTCCTCTCACCCCTAG